In Haemorhous mexicanus isolate bHaeMex1 chromosome 21, bHaeMex1.pri, whole genome shotgun sequence, the following proteins share a genomic window:
- the TRUB2 gene encoding LOW QUALITY PROTEIN: pseudouridylate synthase TRUB2, mitochondrial (The sequence of the model RefSeq protein was modified relative to this genomic sequence to represent the inferred CDS: inserted 1 base in 1 codon), giving the protein MAAAGLAGLAGLFAVYKPAGVAWGRVREALETRLLRELNAAPERAPRQRVRFLPTPAPGGGGAVELVAASVPVLADHPLVRGPRFRKLKIGAGHRLDVKASGVFVLGIGHGNKLLTDLYNCHLTKVYTVSGLFGKATDDFSDTGNLVEKTTFDHITREKLERILAVIQGTNQKALLMYSNIDMKTQEAYELAVKGLIRPMGKSPPIITAIRCLQFALPEFQLEIHCLHETQQYLRKVVHEIGLELKSSAVCTQVRRTRDGVFTVDDALPRTQWNLQSIQEAIRNCQLKVETELEKTLAHEENSPLHQLDXDTAEHALQERP; this is encoded by the exons aTGGCGGCGGCCGGGCTGGCCGGGCTGGCCGGGCTGTTCGCCGTGTACAAGCCGGCGGGGGTGGCGTGGGGCCGCGTCCGGGAGGCGCTGGAGACGCGGCTGCTGCGCG AGCTGAACGCGGCTCCGGAACGCGCCCCGCGGCAGCGAGTCCGCTTCCTACCgaccccggccccgggcggcggcggggccgtggAGCTGGTGGCTGCCAGCGTGCCGGTGCTGGCCGACCACCCCCTCG TCCGAGGCCCGCGGTTCAGGAAGCTGAAGATCGGAGCAGGTCACCGGCTGGATGTGAAGGCCTCCGGAGTTTTCG TGCTTGGCATTGGCCATGGGAACAAGCTGCTCACTGACCTGTACAACTGCCACCTCACCAAG GTTTATACTGTTAGTGGGCTTTTTGGTAAAGCCACTGATGACTTCTCAGACACAGGAAATTTAGTAGAGAAGACAACATTTG ATCACATCACAAGGGAGAAGCTAGAGCGGATTCTTGCTGTCATTCAAGGGACAAATCAAAAGGCCCTGCTGAT gtATTCTAACATTGATATGAAAACACAAGAGGCATATGAGCTGGCTGTCAAAGGGTTGATTCGCCCCATGGGAAAAAGCCCCCCAATAATCACAGCAATCCGCTGCCTCCAGTTTGCACTTCCAGAATTCCAGCTAG AAATCCATTGCTTGCATGAGACTCAGCAGTACCTGCGGAAGGTGGTTCACGAGATTGGTCTGGAGCTGAAATCATCTGCTGTGTGCACACAAGTGCGGAGAACGCGCGACGGCGTTTTCACGGTGGATGACGCCCTCCCGAGAACTCAGTGGAACCTGCAGAGCATCCAGGAGGCAATTCGGAACTGTCAGCTCAAAGTGgaaacagagctggagaaaacCCTGGCACATGAGGAGAACAGTCCTCTTCATCAGCTGG GGGACACAGCTGAGCATGCTCTGCAGGAGCGTCCATGA
- the COQ4 gene encoding ubiquinone biosynthesis protein COQ4 homolog, mitochondrial, translating to MRQLLLRAARAGVPLLRRGPARPGKARPSHSEPRGRDGRGEEEEEEMEGWQQLYPGHIPTSPLQKALLAAGSAVMALYDPYRHDMVAVLGETTGCLALPNLRDKMKNHPEGYRILQEQPRIRLSTLDVARLQGLPEGSLGREYVRFLEDNKVSPDTRMPPKFVDDEELAYVIQRYREVHDLMHTLLGMPTNMLGEVVVKWFEAIQTGLPMCVLGAAFGPARLSTRKLQVLATELVPWAIRSGLNASCVLNVYYEQRWEQPVESLREELGILPPPAVRV from the exons atgcggcagctgctgctgcgggCAGCGCGGGCGGGGGTCCCGCTGCTGCGGAGGGGTCCCGCTCGCCCAGGCAA AGCCCGGCCGAGCCACAGCGAGCCGCGGGGCCGGGATGGACgcggcgaggaggaggaggaggagatggaaggGTGGCAGCAGCTGTACCCCGGGCACATCCCCACCAGCCCGCTGCAGAAGGCGCTGCTGGCCGCCGGCTCCGCGGTCATGGCGCTCTATGACCCCTACAGACACG ACATGGTGGCAGTCCTTGGGGAGACCACAggctgcctggccctgccaaaCCTGCGAGACAAGATGAAAAACCACCCTGAAGGTTACCGCATCCTCCA GGAACAGCCTCGCATCCGTCTGTCCACCCTGGACGtggccaggctgcaggggctgccgGAGGGCTCGCTGGGCCGGGAGTATGTCCGGTTCTTGGAGGACAAT AAGGTTTCTCCAGACACACGGATGCCGCCCAAGTTTGTCGATGATGAAGAGCTGGCATACGTGATCCAGCGGTACCGGGAGGTCCATGACCTGATGCACACCCTCCTGGGCATGCCAACCAACATGCTGG gtGAGGTGGTGGTGAAGTGGTTTGAAGCCATCCAGACGGGGCTGCCCATGTGTGTCCTGGGAGCAGCGTTCGGCCCTGCCCGGCTCAGCACACG AAAGCTGCAGGTCCTGGCCACCGAGCTGGTTCCCTGGGCGATTCGGAGCGGGCTCAACGCCAGCTGTGTCCTGAACGTGTACTACGAGCAGCGCTGGGAGCAGCCAGTGGAGTCCCTGCGGGAGGAGCTCGGCATCCTCCCTCCCCCTGCTGTCCGAGtgtga